One window of the Microtus ochrogaster isolate Prairie Vole_2 chromosome 10, MicOch1.0, whole genome shotgun sequence genome contains the following:
- the Tmem200b gene encoding transmembrane protein 200B has translation GALVVLVGMGIAVAGYWPGRASHAPRTGRAHGPHERLRLLGPVIMGVGLFVFICANTLLYENRDLETRRLRRGVLRAQALRPPDGSGWDALLPSPAPGSPGTVAEPETWDLAQRRGPSPVPSVRSLRSEPANPHSGLPALLHSYPLKGPGLPPPWGPRTQTGHVIITVQPSGSCIEHSKSLDLGLGELLLGTPAARDCAHRSWPRLDRLSLGGYAKLGGDLGARV, from the coding sequence GGCGCGCTCGTGGTGCTGGTGGGCATGGGCATCGCCGTGGCGGGCTACTGGCCGGGCCGCGCCTCCCACGCCCCGAGGACCGGCCGCGCGCACGGGCCCCACGAACGCCTGCGGCTGCTGGGGCCAGTGATCATGGGCGTCGGCCTGTTCGTGTTCATCTGTGCCAACACGCTGCTCTATGAGAACCGGGACCTGGAGACGCGGCGGCTCCGCCGGGGCGTGCTGAGGGCGCAGGCGCTGCGGCCGCCCGACGGCTCCGGCTGGGATGCGCTGCTGCCCAGTCCGGCGCCTGGGTCCCCGGGCACCGTCGCGGAGCCCGAGACTTGGGACCTGGCCCAGAGGAGGGGTCCCTCGCCCGTCCCGTCGGTGCGCAGCCTTCGGTCCGAGCCTGCCAATCCTCACTCTGGGTTGCCCGCGCTGCTCCACAGCTACCCGTTGAAGGGCCCGGGGCTGCCACCACCCTGGGGTCCTCGGACTCAGACTGGCCACGTGATCATCACGGTGCAGCCCTCTGGTTCCTGCATTGAGCACTCCAAGTCTCTGGACCTGGGCCTGGGGGAGTTGCTCCTGGGGACCCCAGCTGCTAGGGACTGTGCCCACCGAAGTTGGCCACGGCTGGACAGACTCAGTCTGGGGGGCTATGCCAAACTGGGTGGAGACTTGGGGGCCCGGGTCTGA